Sequence from the Paenibacillus riograndensis SBR5 genome:
GGCTTTCGCCAGCACGGGATTCCCGGAATACAGCTACGGCACGGCAGTCAATCTGCTGAAATCCGTTGTCGCCTACATTCTGGTTGTTGGTACCAACAAGCTGTCCACTAAATATTCGGATACGCGGCTATTCTGAGAAAGGAGAAGGATGATGAGAACGAAGATCAGTCTGTTCGACATCTGCAACAATATTTTTCTGCTAATGATCGCTCTTGTCTGCACGTATCCTTTCCTGTATATATTCTTTCTTTCCATCAGTGACGGAAGAAGCATCGCCTCAGGGGACGTCGCGTTCTTTCCGAAGAACGTTAACTTTGAAGCCTATCAATATATTTTGACGAATTCGAAGCTCGGGATTTTCCGGGGGCTGCTGAATTCAGGCATCTATACGGTGGTCGGCACGGTTGTTGCACTTCTGCTGACATATATGACGGCCTATGTATTGTCCCGTAAGCAGATTAAAGGCCGCTTTCTGATTATGAGCCTGTTCGTGTTCAGCTGGGTATTTGAAGCGGGAATTATTCCGGCCTATATCGTCCTGAACAAGCTTGGTTTTGTGGACAACTGGCTGGTGATGATCATTCCCAATGCGATCAATGTGCAGTTTCTGATTATTACAAAAACATTCCTGGACGGCCTGCCGGTTGAGCTTGAGGAAGCAGCCAAAATCGACGGCGCCAACGATTTCCA
This genomic interval carries:
- a CDS encoding carbohydrate ABC transporter permease; this encodes MMRTKISLFDICNNIFLLMIALVCTYPFLYIFFLSISDGRSIASGDVAFFPKNVNFEAYQYILTNSKLGIFRGLLNSGIYTVVGTVVALLLTYMTAYVLSRKQIKGRFLIMSLFVFSWVFEAGIIPAYIVLNKLGFVDNWLVMIIPNAINVQFLIITKTFLDGLPVELEEAAKIDGANDFQIMSRVFLAISKPILATIGVFYAVFIWNQYLMPLIYLQNPNLQTIQVMLKKLVISSGDSNTAFRTIIQDGIMLNPGNLKAAAIFVAMVPIVLVYPFVQKYFKKGILLGSVK